In Haloplanus rubicundus, one DNA window encodes the following:
- a CDS encoding amphi-Trp domain-containing protein gives MTETPTPDDDSTTRTGDYFQQEYHVSAAEAGEFLIAVGECLQAGEDVSLSGDDWDLEFAYRDPVELEVEHVGGDDAELEIELELSAADGSDSPPSLG, from the coding sequence ATGACCGAGACGCCCACCCCTGACGACGACTCGACGACCCGCACCGGCGACTACTTCCAGCAGGAGTATCACGTCAGCGCGGCCGAGGCCGGCGAGTTCCTGATCGCCGTCGGCGAGTGCCTGCAGGCGGGCGAGGACGTGAGCCTCTCCGGCGACGACTGGGACTTGGAGTTCGCGTACCGCGACCCCGTCGAACTGGAGGTGGAACACGTCGGCGGCGACGACGCGGAACTCGAAATCGAACTCGAACTGTCCGCCGCGGACGGGAGCGACTCGCCGCCGTCGCTCGGCTAG
- a CDS encoding nuclear transport factor 2 family protein has translation MDRRDAVRYYYDAIDAGDYDRLRDLLAPGFVQRRPDRTFDGRDRFVQFMREDRPRTDTEHVVEAVGVDDGDGVSTVFVEGRLRTADGDDLFGFVDVHRVGDAGIESLRTYTA, from the coding sequence ATGGACCGCCGCGACGCCGTGCGGTACTACTACGACGCCATCGACGCCGGCGACTACGACCGCCTGCGCGACCTTCTCGCACCCGGATTCGTCCAGCGCCGACCGGATCGGACGTTCGACGGCCGGGATCGGTTCGTCCAGTTCATGCGGGAGGATCGACCGCGAACCGACACCGAACACGTCGTCGAGGCGGTTGGTGTCGACGACGGCGACGGGGTGTCGACCGTCTTCGTGGAAGGCCGCCTCCGAACCGCCGACGGCGACGACCTGTTCGGGTTCGTCGACGTCCACCGCGTCGGCGACGCGGGCATCGAGTCGCTGCGGACGTACACGGCCTAG
- a CDS encoding patatin-like phospholipase family protein: MSDDQTSVAVACQGGGSHTAFTAGVLRRLLAEPDADYDLTAFTGTSGGALCALVAWYGLRTADAATARRDLAEFWADIETRGPVDSLVNFGVVGLARLLDGGFPVAQISPAYNAGARMAKRRLRDAVEAQVDPAVLADLVAEADPSAPKLLVSAVDATDGTFEIFTDRPVEVDDGDVDRSTAWLDEHPKPLSVDAVLASASVPTVFEGVRMPDEPGGPVHEYWDGLFSQNPPIRNLLDGPDRAGAKPDEIWLVRINPRTQRGDFSTLAAIADRRNELAGSLSLAQELHFVDRVNDWIDDGVLPRERYKPVTVRELALDESRLDGERPLRTASKLDRRAGFIEDLLALGERQADDFLADRDAYHLLGPA, translated from the coding sequence ATGAGCGACGACCAGACGAGCGTGGCGGTCGCCTGTCAGGGCGGGGGGAGTCATACGGCCTTCACCGCGGGCGTCCTGCGGCGGCTGCTCGCCGAACCGGACGCCGACTACGACCTGACGGCCTTCACCGGCACGTCGGGCGGCGCGCTCTGTGCGCTCGTGGCGTGGTACGGGCTGCGGACCGCCGACGCGGCGACGGCGCGGCGCGACCTCGCGGAGTTCTGGGCCGACATCGAGACGCGCGGTCCCGTCGACTCGCTCGTCAACTTCGGCGTCGTGGGTCTCGCGCGCCTCCTCGACGGCGGGTTTCCGGTCGCGCAGATCAGCCCAGCGTACAACGCCGGCGCCCGGATGGCGAAGCGTCGCCTCCGGGACGCCGTCGAGGCGCAGGTCGACCCCGCGGTCCTCGCGGACCTCGTGGCCGAGGCCGACCCGTCGGCGCCGAAACTCCTCGTGAGCGCCGTCGACGCGACGGACGGGACCTTCGAGATATTCACGGATCGGCCGGTCGAGGTGGACGACGGCGACGTCGATCGATCCACCGCGTGGCTCGACGAGCACCCCAAACCCCTCTCCGTCGACGCCGTCCTCGCCTCGGCGTCGGTGCCGACGGTGTTCGAGGGCGTCCGGATGCCCGACGAACCCGGTGGCCCGGTCCACGAGTACTGGGACGGCCTCTTCTCCCAGAACCCGCCGATCCGGAACCTGCTCGACGGTCCGGATCGGGCGGGGGCGAAGCCGGACGAAATCTGGCTTGTGCGCATCAACCCACGGACCCAGCGCGGCGACTTCTCCACGCTCGCGGCAATCGCCGACCGGCGCAACGAACTCGCTGGCAGTCTCTCACTCGCACAGGAACTCCACTTCGTCGATCGGGTGAACGACTGGATCGACGACGGCGTCCTGCCGCGGGAGCGGTACAAACCCGTCACCGTCCGCGAACTCGCACTCGACGAGAGCCGCCTCGACGGCGAGCGGCCCCTCCGCACGGCGTCGAAACTCGACCGGCGCGCGGGCTTCATCGAGGACTTGCTGGCGCTGGGCGAGCGACAGGCCGACGACTTCCTCGCCGACCGCGACGCCTACCACCTGCTCGGGCCGGCGTGA
- a CDS encoding DUF367 family protein has translation MDLHVRYAGDDDPDKCTARKLARFDLVELHRSDRATPYGVVLNPHAERALSPADETDTLVALDCSWESAGEARFSLPGEHRALPYLVAANPVNFGKPFRLTTVEALAAGLVILGDRPAAERVLSKFTWGETFLELNDEPLRRYAACDDSADVVAVQGEYLDR, from the coding sequence GTGGACCTGCACGTGCGCTACGCGGGCGACGACGACCCCGACAAATGCACCGCCCGCAAACTCGCGCGGTTCGACCTCGTCGAACTCCACCGGTCGGACCGGGCGACGCCGTACGGGGTCGTGCTCAACCCCCACGCGGAGCGGGCGCTCTCGCCCGCCGACGAAACGGATACCCTCGTGGCCCTCGACTGTTCGTGGGAGTCGGCCGGCGAGGCCCGCTTCTCGCTTCCCGGCGAGCATCGCGCGCTCCCCTACCTCGTCGCCGCCAACCCGGTCAACTTCGGCAAGCCGTTCCGGCTGACGACGGTGGAGGCACTGGCGGCGGGGCTGGTCATCCTCGGTGACCGGCCCGCGGCCGAGCGGGTGCTGTCGAAGTTCACGTGGGGCGAGACGTTCCTCGAACTCAACGACGAACCCCTGCGGCGGTACGCCGCCTGCGACGACTCGGCGGACGTGGTGGCGGTGCAAGGGGAGTATCTGGACCGATAA
- a CDS encoding NOG1 family protein, giving the protein MIFEALPTTPRSEELIDKAFSRAARTGRAKSGVEAQQSMLQTAGNILSDNLENVVTEWPDFGVVDPFYRELADAVLRREMGTRTADDGTEQTGVDALRASLSEVTWASRQVEEIQREYNAKLRKTDAETARKHRKQAFARMADVVEEIEADLLRVGEARDALRDLPDIRPDEPTIVVAGYPNVGKSSFVNAVTRADNEIARYPFTTRGIQIGHFERDHIRYQIIDTPGLLDRPEAERNDIESQAASALAHLADAVLFVVDASEACGYPLDAQLDLRNAVAERFDAPVLTVCNKSDRSRDVDADAYMSVSEGENVDAVLDLAVETVDWEPDLPSR; this is encoded by the coding sequence ATGATTTTCGAAGCCCTGCCGACCACGCCCCGGTCGGAGGAACTTATCGACAAGGCGTTCTCGCGGGCCGCCCGGACCGGGCGCGCGAAGTCCGGGGTGGAGGCCCAGCAGTCCATGCTGCAGACGGCGGGCAACATCCTCTCGGACAACCTGGAGAACGTGGTGACCGAGTGGCCGGATTTCGGCGTCGTCGACCCGTTCTATCGCGAACTCGCCGACGCGGTGTTGCGCCGGGAGATGGGGACCAGAACCGCCGACGACGGCACCGAACAGACGGGGGTCGACGCCCTGCGGGCCAGCCTCTCGGAGGTGACGTGGGCGAGCCGTCAGGTCGAGGAGATTCAGCGCGAGTACAACGCGAAACTCCGGAAGACGGACGCCGAGACGGCCAGAAAGCACCGCAAGCAGGCGTTCGCCCGGATGGCGGACGTGGTGGAGGAAATCGAGGCCGATCTGTTGCGGGTGGGCGAGGCCCGCGACGCCCTCCGTGACCTGCCCGACATTCGCCCGGACGAACCGACCATCGTCGTCGCGGGCTACCCCAACGTCGGCAAGTCGTCGTTCGTGAACGCGGTCACCCGCGCCGACAACGAAATCGCCCGGTATCCGTTCACCACCCGCGGCATCCAGATCGGTCACTTCGAACGGGACCACATCCGCTATCAGATCATCGACACGCCCGGACTGCTGGACCGGCCGGAAGCGGAGCGCAACGACATCGAGAGCCAGGCAGCGAGCGCGCTCGCCCACCTCGCCGACGCCGTCCTCTTCGTCGTCGACGCGAGCGAGGCGTGTGGCTACCCGCTCGACGCCCAACTCGACCTGCGGAACGCCGTCGCCGAGCGCTTCGACGCCCCCGTGCTGACGGTGTGTAACAAGAGCGACCGCTCCCGCGACGTGGACGCCGACGCCTACATGAGCGTCAGCGAGGGGGAGAACGTCGACGCGGTACTCGACCTGGCGGTCGAGACGGTCGACTGGGAGCCCGACCTGCCGTCGCGTTAA
- a CDS encoding SIMPL domain-containing protein: MKRVISLTLVAVVLLAGCTTPLQTAASDGGATGPTISVSATGSASAEPDLAVVHVGVESTADTANAARGQVARGVERVRTALSDADVPDAAVTTTTFGIAPVYNYSRSERELVGYRAVHALAVETGPDRAGEVIDLAVGAGATSVDGVRFTLSDERRAELRATALDRAMDAARADADGIADAADLSVTGVRQASTGAAFAPFPTARFEDTAGGGETVIQPAPVTVTATVDVTYSGR; the protein is encoded by the coding sequence ATGAAACGTGTGATTTCTCTGACACTCGTTGCCGTCGTCCTCCTCGCCGGCTGTACCACCCCGCTCCAGACCGCCGCGAGCGACGGCGGGGCGACCGGTCCGACCATCTCGGTGTCCGCGACCGGATCGGCCAGCGCCGAGCCCGATCTGGCGGTCGTCCACGTCGGCGTCGAGTCGACGGCCGACACCGCGAACGCGGCCCGCGGGCAGGTCGCCCGGGGCGTCGAGCGCGTGCGGACGGCCCTCTCGGACGCCGACGTTCCCGACGCGGCCGTGACGACGACGACGTTCGGCATCGCGCCCGTCTACAACTACAGCCGCAGCGAGCGCGAACTCGTCGGCTACCGCGCGGTCCACGCACTCGCCGTCGAGACGGGTCCCGACCGCGCCGGCGAGGTGATCGACCTCGCCGTCGGCGCCGGTGCGACGAGCGTCGACGGCGTCCGCTTCACGCTGAGCGACGAGCGCAGGGCCGAACTGCGGGCGACGGCGCTCGACCGGGCGATGGACGCCGCGCGCGCCGACGCGGACGGCATCGCCGACGCGGCGGACCTCTCGGTGACCGGCGTCCGGCAGGCCTCGACCGGCGCGGCGTTCGCTCCCTTCCCGACCGCCCGGTTCGAGGATACCGCGGGCGGCGGCGAGACGGTCATCCAGCCCGCACCCGTGACGGTCACCGCCACCGTCGACGTGACGTATTCGGGCCGTTAA
- a CDS encoding TIGR00341 family protein, which yields MRLVQVMVPAGKRESILRALDDEGIDYVVTDETSSREYTATVTFPLPSAAVEPVLERLREAGLDRDAYTVVLDAETVISRRFDDLVERYEEGEENGDRIAREELAARARSLAPTWRTFVVMTAVSAIVATAGLLLDSAAVVVGSMVIAPLIGPAMATSTGSVVDDRELLLRGVKLQVAGGVLAVVAAAGFAALLRTAHIVPLEAADVFAIDEVRERLVPDVLSLVIALGAGAAGALSLSTGVSTALVGVMIAAALVPPTAVVGIGLAWGSPRTVSGAFVLVLVNFLSINFAALAVLWLTGYRPESWFRREEARTATLKRIATLGVALLVLSTLLAGVTYGTYRTATFEEDTRLAVDDALADYEDLERLSLTVVYEETFPFSRPERVTVTVGHPPGRETPELAGRLAERIEAIDDSLLRDDGPITVEVRYVAVDVGTSADRTAAAASVGPSSPSTASGRVTTRHTA from the coding sequence GTGCGACTCGTACAGGTCATGGTCCCCGCGGGCAAGCGCGAGTCGATCCTGCGGGCGCTCGACGACGAGGGCATCGACTACGTCGTCACCGACGAGACCAGCAGCCGCGAGTACACCGCGACGGTGACCTTCCCCCTGCCGTCGGCGGCGGTCGAACCGGTGTTGGAGCGGCTCCGGGAAGCCGGTCTCGACCGGGACGCGTACACCGTCGTCCTCGACGCCGAGACGGTGATCTCGCGGCGGTTCGACGACCTCGTCGAGCGCTACGAGGAAGGGGAGGAGAACGGTGACCGGATCGCCCGCGAGGAACTCGCGGCGCGGGCACGTTCGCTCGCGCCGACGTGGCGGACGTTCGTCGTCATGACGGCGGTGAGCGCCATCGTCGCCACCGCGGGCCTCCTGCTCGACTCCGCCGCAGTGGTGGTGGGCTCGATGGTCATCGCGCCGTTGATCGGCCCCGCGATGGCGACGAGCACCGGGTCGGTCGTCGACGACCGCGAACTCCTGCTCCGCGGGGTGAAACTCCAGGTCGCCGGCGGGGTGTTGGCCGTCGTCGCCGCCGCGGGCTTCGCCGCGCTCCTGCGGACCGCCCACATCGTCCCCCTCGAAGCGGCCGACGTGTTCGCCATCGACGAGGTGCGCGAACGCCTCGTCCCCGACGTGCTCTCCCTGGTCATCGCGCTCGGCGCGGGCGCCGCGGGGGCGCTCTCCCTCTCGACCGGCGTCTCGACGGCGCTCGTCGGCGTCATGATCGCCGCGGCGCTCGTTCCGCCGACGGCCGTCGTCGGCATCGGCCTCGCGTGGGGGTCGCCCCGCACCGTCTCCGGGGCCTTCGTGCTCGTGCTCGTCAACTTCCTCTCGATCAACTTCGCGGCGCTGGCCGTGCTGTGGCTCACGGGCTACCGACCCGAGAGCTGGTTCCGGCGCGAGGAGGCGCGGACGGCGACGCTCAAGCGCATCGCCACCCTCGGCGTCGCCCTGCTCGTCCTCTCGACCCTACTCGCGGGCGTCACCTACGGCACCTACCGGACCGCGACGTTCGAGGAGGACACCCGACTGGCCGTCGACGACGCCCTCGCCGACTACGAGGACCTGGAGCGCCTCTCGCTCACCGTCGTCTACGAGGAGACGTTTCCCTTCTCCCGCCCGGAACGCGTGACGGTCACCGTCGGCCACCCACCCGGCCGGGAGACACCCGAACTCGCCGGCCGCCTCGCCGAACGGATCGAAGCCATCGACGACTCGCTGCTCCGCGACGACGGCCCCATCACCGTCGAAGTCCGGTACGTCGCCGTCGACGTGGGAACGAGCGCCGACCGCACGGCGGCCGCAGCGAGCGTCGGCCCCAGTTCACCATCCACGGCATCGGGTCGCGTTACCACTCGACATACGGCGTAA
- a CDS encoding 5-formyltetrahydrofolate cyclo-ligase — translation MDKATLRERIWDDLEASGEARFPFPPHDRIPNFAGASEAADRLAETDEWKRAETIKANPDAPQLPVRRAALRAGKALYVAVPRLRDERCFRRLDPDEVDDVDASTTVGGIDEYGTPVGPDEMERIDLIVSGSVAVSEGGSRVGKGEGYSDLEFAVLREFGLVDDGTTTATTVHERQVVDDAPPPDDHDVPMALVVTPERGVRTGAAGKPSGIDWAKLGERVAEMPVLERLRSE, via the coding sequence ATGGACAAGGCGACGCTCCGGGAGCGCATCTGGGACGACCTGGAGGCGAGCGGCGAAGCGCGGTTCCCGTTTCCACCGCACGACCGCATCCCCAACTTCGCGGGTGCGAGCGAGGCGGCCGACCGCCTCGCCGAAACCGACGAGTGGAAGCGTGCAGAGACGATCAAGGCGAACCCCGACGCCCCGCAGTTGCCGGTGCGGCGGGCCGCGCTCCGGGCGGGCAAGGCGCTGTACGTGGCCGTCCCGCGCCTGCGCGACGAGCGGTGTTTCCGGCGGCTCGACCCCGACGAGGTGGATGATGTCGACGCTTCGACGACGGTCGGCGGCATCGACGAGTACGGGACGCCGGTCGGTCCCGACGAGATGGAACGGATCGACCTGATCGTCAGTGGGAGCGTCGCTGTGAGTGAAGGTGGCAGCCGAGTCGGGAAAGGCGAGGGGTACAGCGACCTGGAGTTCGCCGTCCTCCGGGAGTTCGGCCTCGTGGACGACGGCACGACGACGGCGACGACGGTCCACGAGCGACAGGTCGTCGACGACGCCCCGCCGCCGGACGACCACGACGTGCCGATGGCTCTGGTCGTGACGCCCGAACGGGGCGTGCGGACGGGGGCGGCGGGGAAACCGTCGGGGATCGACTGGGCGAAACTGGGCGAACGGGTCGCGGAGATGCCGGTGCTGGAGCGACTGCGGTCGGAGTGA
- a CDS encoding transglutaminase domain-containing protein, with protein sequence MSESDGSGGAEYGEVALALAAVAALVVAAALLPGAGLGGGGMDDGERGTPAATGTPGAMATPEGGGERPGGASAGGQLPGGSPSGVPLSQPPERTRIGSTQGFEGELAQTPQFVVEGPENTYWRQTAYATYTGSSWASSPRWRSIAEGVPNDARTVDGRAMDYRVTLLVPSSSLPTAWQPSGVELPNASAGVEASTVGGVRATTRLPAGTDYLARSAAPPSDPSTLRAAGTDYPDRIAERYTQLPEATPDRVGAFTDDLTAGDETPYDEAVTVRDWLKKKPYSLNASHEAGEPVADQFIFEMESGYCQYYATSMVAMLRTQGIPARYVVGYAPGERVGEEEYLVTADRGHAWVEVFFPGTGWVRFDPTGSGRLPVQNPQPPYDISLNRSAVAGAPVSISVAKNGSPVVGAPVEINGERVGWTGAEGTVTTRLPYAAEFTVTARPPDAATKYDGGANETTADRWAGGPMLPARGETAGHADRAASPALPQRAAPAPNGSSRTYRSDTNVTLAVEGTPVAGGGTTVRATIRDVPVRGATVTLDGERVGRTGPDGRLGVSLADVSPGTYRLAARREAVNATTTIRVYAAGTTPTPAAPPPVNLSVSAPLLPLPGGSATVTTTRNGTPVADARVTVGGAESGQTAENGTLGVSLPVAGSAAVVARAPDGASARTTLPLARNAGVVGAVALGGLALLGRAARRRGLTPRSAGRAAATWLSRLVAWTAAACVRAADRLVAAGRALRRGLRHLAGLPGRLATSGLAALAALDPRALVGWLRRWLAGLLARAESAATATADSTGVNPPSATGTADDDEASTATIRDLWREFVAVVAPPRVTTRTPGEIARYAIERGLPAPPIHALTEAYRDAEYGRLAPDADRLARAREALRTVREAMGGGTE encoded by the coding sequence ATGAGTGAGTCCGACGGCTCCGGCGGCGCCGAGTACGGCGAGGTGGCGCTCGCGCTCGCGGCCGTCGCGGCGCTCGTCGTCGCCGCGGCGCTCCTCCCCGGCGCCGGCCTCGGCGGCGGCGGGATGGACGACGGCGAGCGGGGGACGCCAGCGGCGACCGGAACGCCCGGAGCGATGGCGACGCCCGAGGGCGGCGGCGAGCGTCCGGGGGGTGCCTCCGCCGGCGGCCAGCTACCCGGCGGCTCGCCGAGCGGCGTCCCGCTCTCACAGCCCCCCGAACGGACGCGAATCGGCTCCACGCAGGGGTTCGAAGGTGAACTCGCCCAGACCCCGCAGTTCGTCGTCGAGGGCCCGGAGAACACCTACTGGCGACAGACGGCGTACGCCACGTACACCGGGTCGTCGTGGGCGAGTTCGCCGCGGTGGCGGTCCATCGCCGAGGGCGTCCCCAACGACGCCCGGACGGTCGACGGGCGGGCGATGGACTACCGCGTCACTCTCCTGGTGCCGTCGTCGTCGCTCCCGACCGCCTGGCAACCGAGCGGCGTCGAACTGCCGAACGCGAGCGCGGGCGTCGAGGCGTCGACGGTCGGCGGCGTCCGCGCGACGACCCGACTCCCCGCGGGGACGGACTACCTCGCCCGGAGCGCGGCGCCGCCCTCGGACCCGTCGACGCTCCGGGCCGCCGGCACCGACTACCCCGACCGCATCGCGGAGCGGTACACGCAACTGCCCGAGGCGACGCCGGATCGGGTGGGCGCGTTCACCGACGACCTGACCGCGGGCGACGAGACGCCGTACGACGAGGCGGTCACGGTTCGCGACTGGCTCAAAAAGAAGCCGTATTCCCTGAACGCCAGCCACGAGGCGGGCGAGCCGGTCGCCGACCAGTTCATCTTCGAGATGGAGTCGGGCTACTGCCAGTACTACGCCACCTCGATGGTCGCCATGCTGCGGACGCAGGGGATTCCGGCCCGCTACGTCGTCGGCTACGCGCCGGGCGAGCGGGTGGGCGAGGAGGAGTATCTCGTCACCGCCGACCGGGGACACGCGTGGGTCGAGGTGTTCTTCCCCGGGACCGGCTGGGTGCGCTTCGATCCGACCGGCTCGGGGCGGCTCCCGGTGCAGAACCCACAGCCGCCGTACGACATCTCGCTCAACCGCTCGGCGGTGGCGGGGGCGCCCGTCTCCATCAGCGTCGCCAAGAACGGATCGCCGGTCGTCGGCGCGCCGGTCGAGATCAACGGCGAGCGCGTCGGCTGGACGGGCGCCGAGGGCACCGTGACGACGCGACTCCCATACGCCGCCGAGTTCACGGTCACTGCGCGACCCCCGGACGCGGCGACGAAGTACGACGGCGGGGCGAACGAGACGACTGCCGACCGGTGGGCCGGCGGTCCGATGCTCCCGGCTCGTGGCGAGACGGCGGGCCACGCCGACCGCGCCGCGTCGCCGGCCCTCCCACAGCGCGCCGCCCCGGCACCCAACGGCTCCTCGCGGACCTACCGGAGCGACACGAACGTCACGCTCGCCGTCGAGGGGACGCCCGTCGCGGGCGGCGGGACGACCGTCCGGGCGACGATCCGTGACGTGCCCGTTCGCGGGGCGACGGTGACCCTCGACGGCGAGCGCGTCGGCCGGACGGGACCGGACGGCCGCCTCGGCGTCTCGCTCGCCGACGTCTCTCCCGGCACCTACCGACTCGCGGCGCGTCGCGAGGCCGTCAATGCGACGACGACGATTCGCGTCTACGCCGCGGGCACCACCCCGACGCCCGCCGCGCCGCCGCCGGTGAACCTCTCGGTGTCGGCGCCGCTGCTCCCGCTGCCCGGCGGGTCGGCGACGGTGACGACGACGCGAAACGGGACGCCCGTCGCGGACGCGCGGGTGACCGTCGGCGGCGCCGAGTCGGGTCAAACGGCCGAGAACGGCACGCTCGGCGTGTCGCTGCCGGTCGCGGGGTCGGCCGCCGTCGTCGCCCGTGCCCCGGACGGGGCGAGCGCGCGGACGACCCTCCCGCTCGCGCGCAACGCCGGCGTCGTCGGCGCCGTCGCGTTGGGTGGCCTCGCCCTCCTCGGCCGTGCGGCGCGACGGCGCGGCCTCACGCCCCGGAGCGCGGGGCGGGCGGCGGCGACGTGGCTGTCCCGACTCGTCGCGTGGACGGCGGCCGCCTGCGTCCGCGCCGCCGACCGCCTCGTCGCCGCCGGTCGGGCGCTCCGACGCGGGCTTCGACACCTCGCTGGCCTCCCCGGGCGGCTGGCGACCAGCGGACTCGCCGCCCTCGCGGCGCTCGATCCCCGTGCGCTCGTCGGGTGGCTCCGGCGGTGGCTCGCCGGCCTGCTTGCGCGTGCCGAGTCGGCGGCGACGGCAACCGCGGACTCGACCGGGGTCAATCCACCGAGCGCGACCGGTACCGCCGACGACGACGAGGCGTCGACGGCGACGATCCGCGACCTCTGGCGCGAGTTCGTCGCCGTCGTCGCGCCACCACGGGTGACGACCCGGACGCCGGGGGAGATCGCCCGCTACGCCATCGAGCGCGGGCTGCCGGCGCCCCCGATTCACGCGCTGACCGAGGCGTATCGCGACGCCGAGTACGGACGGCTCGCCCCCGACGCGGACCGCCTCGCTCGCGCCCGCGAGGCGCTTCGGACGGTCCGCGAGGCGATGGGGGGAGGGACGGAGTGA
- a CDS encoding DUF7269 family protein, with the protein MSRLTWRRAAVGLALAGVGFAVWYGYAPATFPAPIRDALDALDTDSGLALAFAGAVAGVIGLLYSWLTQPDTAAPLSERSAGESGGRPPIAGTDLSARYERSVESGGPDDVAADPIRRRLRAVVVESVAADDPADYVDRGAWTDDRYAAAFLSTTADVDYPWYHRLYAWLYPGRAYERRVHRTLAAVERTCADRLSGYEPPPSSSPRGRLHALRAALEGSS; encoded by the coding sequence GTGAGCCGTCTCACTTGGCGCCGGGCGGCGGTCGGCCTCGCACTCGCTGGCGTCGGGTTCGCGGTCTGGTACGGTTACGCGCCGGCGACGTTCCCGGCTCCGATTCGGGATGCCCTCGACGCTCTCGATACCGACTCGGGTCTCGCGCTGGCGTTCGCCGGTGCCGTCGCCGGAGTGATCGGCCTGCTCTACTCGTGGCTCACACAGCCCGACACCGCGGCGCCGCTGTCGGAGCGGTCGGCCGGGGAGTCGGGGGGGCGCCCGCCGATTGCCGGCACCGACCTCTCCGCGCGGTACGAGCGGTCGGTCGAGAGCGGCGGTCCCGACGACGTGGCCGCCGATCCGATCCGGCGACGGCTTCGTGCCGTCGTCGTCGAGAGCGTCGCAGCCGACGACCCCGCGGACTACGTCGACCGGGGGGCGTGGACCGACGACCGGTACGCGGCGGCCTTCCTATCGACCACCGCCGACGTGGACTATCCGTGGTACCATCGGCTGTACGCGTGGCTCTACCCCGGCCGCGCCTACGAGCGCCGGGTGCACCGGACGCTCGCCGCCGTCGAGCGGACGTGCGCCGACCGGCTGTCGGGGTACGAGCCGCCGCCGTCGTCGTCGCCCCGAGGGCGCCTCCACGCCCTCCGCGCGGCGCTGGAGGGATCGTCGTGA
- a CDS encoding DUF58 domain-containing protein: protein MTRRVRRYGGLAAAAVLLVAVGVASGTPALLLAGVVPLAFVVHGALSTLAPLDDRVRVERELRPEAPLPGQSVEVTLTATNVGASVLPDLRMRDGVPEELSVRDGASSVGTALRPGESATATYTLTANRGRYAFRPVRLRASTVSGTVVAETTREADGADGFECRIDAADVPLRRRTTAFSGSLATDTGGVGVEFHATRDYRAGDPVNRINWRRYAKTGELSTVEYREQRAARVAVLIDAREPSHVAGAASLPTGATLCAYAATLATRVLRDDGHHVGVGAFGVADPLTDRRPAWVPPDADAFATHAAAVCNAAATGSGESVTATAAEDARADGGGADCRRLLAGLPATAQVIHCTPALDDAAASMVESIRAHGHETTVLSPSVPPNSVGGRVLALERAVRLDRMRGVGAAVVDWDREEELPVALGRVLRGGSYR, encoded by the coding sequence GTGACCCGTCGCGTCCGGCGGTACGGTGGGCTCGCGGCGGCGGCCGTCCTGCTCGTCGCCGTCGGCGTCGCGTCGGGGACGCCGGCGCTCCTGCTCGCGGGCGTCGTCCCGCTCGCCTTCGTCGTCCACGGGGCGCTGTCGACGCTCGCCCCCCTCGACGACCGGGTACGGGTCGAACGCGAGCTGCGGCCGGAGGCGCCGCTGCCGGGCCAGTCCGTCGAGGTGACGCTGACGGCCACGAACGTCGGCGCCTCGGTGCTCCCGGACCTCCGAATGCGCGACGGCGTGCCCGAGGAGCTGTCGGTCCGGGACGGAGCGTCGAGCGTCGGCACCGCGCTCCGCCCTGGCGAGTCGGCGACGGCGACGTACACGCTCACTGCGAACCGGGGGCGCTACGCCTTCCGTCCGGTTCGGCTCCGCGCGTCGACCGTGAGCGGAACGGTCGTCGCCGAGACGACCCGCGAAGCCGACGGCGCCGACGGGTTCGAGTGCCGCATCGACGCCGCGGACGTGCCGCTCCGGCGACGGACCACGGCGTTTTCGGGGTCGCTGGCGACCGACACCGGCGGCGTCGGCGTCGAGTTCCACGCCACCCGCGACTACCGCGCGGGCGACCCGGTCAACCGGATCAACTGGCGGCGCTACGCCAAGACCGGCGAACTCTCGACGGTCGAGTACCGCGAACAGCGCGCCGCGCGGGTGGCGGTGCTGATCGACGCCCGGGAGCCGAGCCACGTCGCCGGCGCGGCGTCGCTCCCGACCGGTGCGACGCTGTGTGCGTACGCCGCCACGCTCGCGACCCGCGTCCTCCGCGACGACGGGCACCACGTCGGCGTCGGTGCCTTCGGGGTGGCCGACCCGCTCACCGACCGGCGGCCGGCGTGGGTGCCGCCGGACGCCGACGCCTTCGCGACCCACGCGGCCGCCGTCTGCAACGCCGCCGCGACTGGCTCCGGCGAGTCGGTGACGGCGACGGCCGCTGAGGACGCCCGCGCCGACGGCGGCGGTGCCGACTGCCGCCGCCTGCTCGCCGGCCTCCCCGCGACGGCACAGGTGATCCACTGCACGCCCGCCCTCGACGACGCCGCGGCGTCGATGGTCGAGTCGATCCGCGCCCACGGCCACGAGACGACGGTCCTCTCGCCGTCGGTGCCGCCGAACTCCGTCGGCGGTCGGGTGCTCGCGCTGGAGCGGGCGGTTCGACTCGACCGGATGCGGGGGGTCGGCGCGGCCGTCGTGGACTGGGACCGGGAGGAGGAGTTGCCGGTGGCGCTGGGGCGGGTGCTTCGGGGAGGGAGCTACCGATGA